CAACGCCCGAGACGGACAGGATCGTAAACGAATCGCCGTTGTCGATCAGGATATGTGAGACGCCGTCGAAGACGCGTTCCGTTGATGGTGTCCTATAAGTCCCACCAACGCCGGCAAACCCCAACTCCGGCCCGCGAAGCCATTGGCCCCCATCGATGAGCGCTTGCACGACCGCATCAATCGGCGCGCGGAACTGCGTCAGTGCATCTTGACCAACGCGCCGTACCCACAACGCCGCGGTTCGGAAACCGTTTTCCAACGCGCGCCACTTCAGCCGCGCAGCCGGTGTCGAGGCTGTAGATGGCCGACGCCAATCCCCAGCATCCCGAAGCGGAACTCGATGCGCATGCGACACCGTCCGATGTTGAATCACGGTCCCTCCCATCACCATGCAGCAAGCACTACGCCAGCCCACTAAATCACCCTGCAACTCAAGCAGTCCGAGCTTATCCTCCGTTTAAAGTCGCATTGTCAAGGTGCGGACGCTTCGGGTGTGTCGGCAACATCAGATGAACGATTGTGGGCGACTGTGTCTTCGCCGGGCGGAGGGGCCAGGGGGCCCCAGGGGCTCTCGCAGCCGTTTTCTCCTTGCGCAATCTAAAGCCGAAAACGGCGAGGGCGAGCGCGTGGCGGCTCGATGCCGCCGCGATAGCGTACCCTGGGGGCCCCTGGCCCCTCCGCCCGGCCCCCGGTACGAGCACTGACCACGGCAGGGTGGAATGCGTGGCAGGCTGCCCCCCCCGCCCTGTCGGGGCACGGACGTTGTCTTCCACTACCCGTTGCGTTCCTTGCCATTCTCTGGCACACACCCCCGCCCATGGGCTTCAATTGCGGCATTGTCGGGCTGCCGAACGTCGGCAAGTCCACCATCTTCAACGCACTCACCAACGCCGGCGCGGCGGCGGCGAACTATCCGTTTTGCACCATCGACCCGAATACCGGCGTCGTTCCGGTCCCGGACGAGCGGCTCGACCGGATTGCGGCCATTTTCCAGCCACGCAGCGTTGTGCCCACGACGGTCGAATTTCTCGACATCGCGGGACTGGTGAAGGGCGCGAGTCAAGGCGAAGGTCTGGGGAACCAATTCCTCGGCCATATCCGTAGCGTCGAGGCCATCGCGCATGTGGTGCGCTGCTTCGAGGATCCGGACGTCGTCCACGTCCACGGCAAAGTCGATCCGCGTTACGACGTCGAGATCATCAATACGGAATTGCTGTTGGCCGATTTGGACGCCGTCGCGCGCCAATTCGATCGCGTCAGCAAAGCCGCACGCGTTGGCAACAAAGAAGCGATTGCCGATCTCGAGGTGTTGGAGGCGTTGCGCACCGCGATGCAGGCCGGCACGCCGGCGCGTCGCGTCGCGGTCGATCACGAGACGCGCGTCTGGCGCGAATTGCACTTGTTGACGGCGAAGCCGGTCGTCTATGTGGCCAACGTCAGCGAGGCGGGACTGCGCGAGCCGCCCGATTCGGTGCAGGCGTTGGAGACGTTGGCGGCGGAAGAGGGGAGTGAAGTGGTGCGGCTCTGCGGCGCGATCGAGGCCGAAATTG
This is a stretch of genomic DNA from Deltaproteobacteria bacterium. It encodes these proteins:
- the ychF gene encoding redox-regulated ATPase YchF, whose product is MGFNCGIVGLPNVGKSTIFNALTNAGAAAANYPFCTIDPNTGVVPVPDERLDRIAAIFQPRSVVPTTVEFLDIAGLVKGASQGEGLGNQFLGHIRSVEAIAHVVRCFEDPDVVHVHGKVDPRYDVEIINTELLLADLDAVARQFDRVSKAARVGNKEAIADLEVLEALRTAMQAGTPARRVAVDHETRVWRELHLLTAKPVVYVANVSEAGLREPPDSVQALETLAAEEGSEVVRLCGAIEAEIAALDAADRAAFLQDLGLAEPGLHRLARAGYRLLHLQTFFTAGEKEVRAWTVAAGATAPQAAGVIHSDFERGFIRAEVYRYDDLIRCGSEAAVRAAGLLRVEGKEYRLQDGDILFFRFNV